The genomic interval AAATGCAGGGCTGCTACTTTTAATTTTCAAAAGCAGTTCTTGTGCAAGATTTTTTCTGATACTCAAATAACTATTTTCTAATACTTCCTCAGGTGTCGAATCTGTTGGTATATTTTCATTGTCGGTTATCGAATCATCTTCTTTTATTCGGCCAGTTCTTTCCTGATAAGCTGGGATGGTCTTTAATACCCTCAAATTAATTTCTGTAGGATTCGATCCCAAAAACAGTTTCCCAGCTTCAGTGATTCTAAAAGAACTTCTCTTAGTATTTTCAATCAATCCAGCCATTTTAATATGAGACTTTGCCCAGGCAACTCGATTCGAAAAGGTCTTAGCTGCGCCGCTTGGTAAAAATTCATTTATTTCAGCATCTGTCAGATTAAAATGCTCTGCTAATTTCTGATTAGTCTCATTTGTAGTGTGTTCATCTCCGTCAGATAGAATCTGAATGAAAGGAAGCATAATTGTCTGAAAATCGGGTATCATAATACTTCAATGTTATATGTTTGTGCTTTTATAAGGTTTGCAATAGCGTTATAACGTTATTTGCATCGGTTCCTCACAAAAATACAAATATTTCACATATACATCAATCGAATTTTTTTGTGCTGGCTTGTGGCGACAGAATGGGGGATTGGGCTGGGAATGGTGGTCATGTCGCGGATAACTCACTGATTATTTTTTTGCAAAGGAGTTCGAGAGCTCATCACTTCCAGCGTTTCGGTTGCCAAATCCGCGCCATGGGGGTGAGTGATTGTGTGTGAATTCAACAATGTAAATCGTATTTATATCTTACGAAATATTTTCGTCACACTTTGCAAAACAGCAGTTCGCTGGCCTGAACAACCAATGATACTTTAACAATATTAGAATAACTGTTAGTGGCGTTCCGTTGGGCTCAATGGCCTTCTACTCGATTATGTATTGTTTTAATTCTAGTAGTATTCAATAACTCTTTCAATAATATATATTTCTTCATCATCAATTATTTCAATTTGCTCAATCCAATTTTCTTTTGAGTCATATTTATATTGATAAGACCATGTTGCATCAATGTTTCCTGAATCATTAGTCTCAACAACCTCTTTCTCATTTCCTTTTTCAAAAGTGTACGATATTTTCCCCTCAATCTCTCCTTCAGTAAAATTTTCCCAATATTCATGAGTTCGAACATAATTCTCATAAACATAAGTTGCTTTTTCTAATATTCCCTCATCACTGTCATGCCATGTTTCAGTAATTAAGTTTCCGTAAGAATCATATAAATAATCTAACCATTCTTTGTAGTCATCAAATATTGATTCCTCTTTTATTAATCTGTCATTCTCATCATATGAAAATCGCGTTATTCCAACTTTCTGCCCTTTAATGTTAAACTCCTGTTTTTCAACAAGTCGATTGTTCTCATCGTAAAGGAACTTGTATATTGATTCTCTTTCTTCTCCCGGAGCATTTGCATTCGAGGAACTTATTTGACTCGGTTGACGATTAGTTTCTTTCATTGAGATTAATCTACCAGACGAGTCGTATGTATAGGTTCTTGTATGATACAACATTTCTGATTTCACAAGTTTCCCATTAGCATAATCGAACTGTTCCATTCGGGATATTTTTGAATCTGAGTCAAAGTAGATTTTATTCATCTTGTTACCATTGGAATCAAATTCAGTTTTGGAATCCTGCTGCCAATTTGATTTCCAACCTCTCCGGATTTTAGCATATCCATCAGTTGTTGATTTTCCAATATAGGATATCTCGGTAATTGATTTAACCCTATCTTTTAAATTTAAATCTTTTAAAGATAAATCCTGAGCGAATGTCAAGCTTGGCATCAATATTAAAAAAATAATTATTTGTCTGCTAGTTTTCATATGTTATTGTTTGCCTTAGTCAAATAACGGTTTTCAGCTAACCAAAGAAGGGACGATTTCGAAGCACTGACTTGTCAAGTTACACAAAAGCTTATTAGATGCAGAAACGCTGAAATACCCACTATCTCGGCAATATAATACACTGCCTGTTATGCACCAACAATTATTATTTTTCATCCTTCATCTTTTGTCGTTCTACTTGCAACTTGTCTTGAAAATCTTTATTAAACGGATCAGCTGTCACATTTTTTAAAGCCTTAGCATATTCAGGATGATTTCTGTACTTTATGTCTATCAACTTACCATTAGGCATAAGAATTAGAATTAATCCAAACCCTCCAACAATTAGTAGTCTTTTAAAAACATGAATATAAAATTTATTTCTTGTTTTTATGTACCGGATTTGAGTCACTATTAACACGATAATCATTCCAGCCAATCCGTTGATTAATTCAAGATTTGCACCTGGGTATGATTGGAATTTAAACAAAATACCAATAATGGTAATAGATAATACTATTCCTGTTGCAACCGACCCAATAATTCTCACTGTACTAATGCCTTTATAAGATTCTTTCTTGAAGGCACTTTTAAGTCCAATATTATTCAATAATACAAAACTCAAAGCAAAATAAAACATCGAATATATTGAAAGCGTTAAGACTGTTAAAACCCCACCACCTGGAACTAAAAGTAAATTTAGAACAAGTGAGAGAATTGAACTCAATCCAATTATTAATTCAATTTTTCGCATCATATCTTTCTTTTTATATTTGGTGCATAATAATTTATATACTCACCCCAACTGTCCAAAAGGCGCATCAATCCGCCCAACAAGGAATGCTTTGAGCACTTTCTAATGTTTTTGAGGTGCATCAATCTTTCAAAAATACAAATATTTCACATATACATCAATCGAATTTTTTTGTGCTGGCTTGTGGCGACAGAATGGGGGATTGGGCTGGGAAGGTTTTCCGGGAGATCCCGGGTCTGGCCCGGGAATTTTGTACTCCACTGAATCAGTCTTCACCGCAGGTGAAGTCGGATTCGAACGTGTCCGCCCACTGGCGGATTAGCGTTCATCTGCAGTATGTGTGGTTTTAATCTTTTCGCGTTCATTTGCGTTTATTCGCGGAAGAAAAGAAGAAGGTCACGCGTCAACGTAAAACGTTGCAAGCGGGAGACGCGCGCCCAACGGGGTGGTTGCATGCGAGAGGCACGCGCTAAATGTGAGTTTATAAAGTTGAAAGTTATGAAGTTGAAAGGCATTTCAATAAACACAGTTCATGAAATATTCAAAAAGCAGGAATGTCGAAATGCCAGATTTATTCTAAACCCAAATTGCCTATCAACCTGGGAAGTGCTAATTCAGCGCGGATGTCGCCATATATGATTTTCGGACAAGAAAATGTGCGGTCAGCGGAAAAAATATTTCGGAGCAAAGCGGAGAACCATGATCCGGATGTCTGTTTGAGGAGCAAAGCGACGAGTTATATCCGGTTGGAGCTGACCGAATATTTTCCCGAAAATCATATCCGGCGACTAGCTTTTCTTTTGGTACTTTTCTTTTTGCAATGAAAAAGAAAAGTACACAAAATAGCTTCGTAGGTTTTCCGGGAGATCCCTATTAATGAACTCTGAATAAGGAACAAGGGAGTGTGAATGATGAACGGTACTTTAATCAGGATTTACTTCTAACTTCTGATTTCCTTGTTAATTGTTCAATATTCAGTTATTGTGTCTTCGTGTCCTTGTGGCGAATATTCTCTGCGTCTCCGCGCCCTCTGCGCGACGCAAATGTGAACTCTCTCTGCGCCTTAGCGCCCTCTGCGCGATGCAAATGCGAACTCACTTTGCGCCCTTTGCGCGCGACCCACTGAATCACCCTTCATCGCAGATGAAGGGTGATTCGCATTAGCGTCAATGAGACCTGCTGAGGGAAGCTAAATTCTTCGCGAGAATTGGCGTAATTCGCGGAAGAAAGATGTTCGTGTCCTGATGCCTTTGTGGCATCAATCCAACTCTGGGCGCGCGTCTCCTGCATGCAACGTTATACGTTGACGCGTGACCTGTAATAAAAAGGGCCGTCACTTGTGCAACGGCCCTTTCGGTTATGGTACTTTGTTGAAAGTATTTCTACTTGCTTTCGGGAAGCCAATAGTTTGTCTGAATGCTTACTCCATTGAAATATTTCTGTGCTATTTCGCAAAGTTTAGCCGGAGTAATGGCGTTGAGTCTTTGTTCAACAGTAAGAATTCTTTCAGGATCGGTTCCGTTGATATAAGCGGCCTGCAGGTTGTTCATCCAGTAATTATTTTTCTGAATATTCACCTTGTAGGTTTCTAAAGCCGGCTCGCGGACACGTTTCCAGTCATTTTCGGTAATATTTCCAGGGATTTTAGTTTCTTCTACCAGTCGCAGGAATGTTTCATTCACAGCTACAATATTATCGGGACTGCATGGGAAATTCGACTGCATTAAAAGTTCCTCTTTCGGAAATTTTCGTACCGATCCGTAAAAACCGCCACCATAAATGGCACTCATCTTTTCGCGGATGGTATCTACAATGCGGGTGTTAATAACCGATGTCAACTGTTGCAGAATGAATACATCCTCAACATCGTATTTGGCAGCTTTGGTATAAAAATGCACCAGCTTTGCTTTTTGTTCACTTCCTTTATTGAGCGTGAAGCTGTTTTTACCACTTTTTGTGGAGAAGCCGAGATCGACATATTTTGCTTCGGATTTGCCTGCCGGAATTCCACCAATGTATTTTTCAATTAAAGGTTTGATCTGTTCTTCGGTGAACGAACCAACGAAAGTGTAATACATTCCTTTTGGATTTCCAATGCGGTCTTTGTAGAATGCAATGGCGTTGTCGATGTTGATTTTATCGTAATCAGACGGGCTGCTGATGCGGTGTGCACGCGGATTATTCTGATACAACACATTGTAAATTGTGTCGCTGAAAAGATTTTCAGGATTGTCTTTCACCTGCAGCAGTTGCTGTTTTGAGCGGGTAATGAATGAACCGAATGCATCAACGTCTTTGCGTGGCTCGGTGCATTTCAGGAAAATGAGTTGGAACATGGTCTCCATATCTTTCACACCGCAGTTACCTGAAACATTTTCAGTGTAGTCATCAACTACCGGCGAAACACTTACGTTTTTACCAGACAGAAATTTGGTGAGATCAGCAGATGAAAATTCACCGTAGCCCATTTCATCAACGGCATTGTTGCTGAACTGTGCGCTTTGATAATCTTTTCCGGTATAAGTGCTGTAGCCACCCAATTTACTTCCTTTAAAGACAATCTCATCGTTTTTGAAAGTAGTGGGTTTGATGCTGACAATGGCGCCGTTTCCAAGCGTGTAGGTGATGGTGCCGAGCTTTTCATTTCTTTCGGTTTTAACAATTGCACCAGGTGTCGGTTCCGATTTCAGCAGCGATGAAGCAATCTGTTTTTCGACGTAGGGTTTAATGTCTGATTTCAAAGCCTCATCCACCCATGATTTGAGCATTTCGTTGGTGGGATTTTTGTCCGAAGTTTTGGTGGTCACATAGCAGAAATAACTCTGATCGATGTCAATGGTTTTGCGCACGGCATCGAAGTTCGAGAGAGAAATATCTTTCAGATGATCTTTCACAAAATTGTATTCCCATTCAATACCCGGGATGGGTTCACTTTCAAGATAATTGTTCACATATTCGTTTACGAGTCGGCCTGATTCAGTTTTATTACGCTCATTATACTGCTTTTCATATTGTGAAAGCACGGTAGCTTTTGCTCTTTCGAGCTCATTTTCGGTAAACCCGAATTGTTTTGCACGAATGCATTCAACAACCAGTGCCTGAACTGCCTCTTTGATGCCATCGGGGCTGCAGGCGGCAACTCCTGAAAAGCTTTCGTAACCGCGCGCCCAGCCACCGTTGTATGCGTAGGCAAAAATAAATGGGGGAGTTGCAGAAGAAACTTTTTCATCGAGCCGTGAGTAAATCATTGCGTATGCAAGATTATCAACCACATCGTTCAGATAGTCAG from Bacteroidetes bacterium GWF2_43_63 carries:
- a CDS encoding restriction endonuclease, whose translation is MMIPDFQTIMLPFIQILSDGDEHTTNETNQKLAEHFNLTDAEINEFLPSGAAKTFSNRVAWAKSHIKMAGLIENTKRSSFRITEAGKLFLGSNPTEINLRVLKTIPAYQERTGRIKEDDSITDNENIPTDSTPEEVLENSYLSIRKNLAQELLLKIKSSSPAFFESLVVELLVKMGYGGSIKDAGRSIGRSGDEGIDGIIKEDKLGLDVIYIQAKRWENVVGRPEIQKFVGALAGQGAKKGVFITTSRFTNEAKEYQPRNETKIVLIDGESLAELMIDHNLAVSTVNIFEIKRIDSDYFGDE